Proteins encoded in a region of the Heterodontus francisci isolate sHetFra1 chromosome 19, sHetFra1.hap1, whole genome shotgun sequence genome:
- the hesx1 gene encoding homeobox expressed in ES cells 1: MWTLVCVRSSYSDSSPRSYDPSITVKEGKGSDREMCCIESDGQSDDRFSYGPNCCWFRGRRARTAFSRNQIEVLEEEFQLNCYPGIDVREELAQKLALDEDRIQIWFQNRRAKLKRSRRESQFLMVKNALINSGVQKQKTGSQL; encoded by the exons GGAGCTCGTATTCAGATTCCTCTCCGAGATCCTATGATCCGTCTATTACAGTAAAGGAAGGCAAGGGGAGCGACCGTGAAATGTGTTGTATTGAGTCAGACGGGCAGAGCGATGACCGCTTTTCTTATGGGCCAAACTGCTGCTGGTTCCGAGGGAGAAGAGCCAGGACTGCTTTCAGCAGGAATCAG ATTGAAGTATTGGAAGAAGAATTTCAGCTGAATTGTTACCCAGGGATTGATGTTCGTGAAGAACTTGCTCAGAAACTGGCTCTAGATGAAGACCGAATTCAG ATCTGGTTCCAGAATCGTCGTGCAAAGCTGAAAAGATCTCGTCGTGAATCTCAGTTTCTGATGGTGAAAAATGCACTAATAAATTCAGGTGTACAAAAACAGAAAACTGGCTCACAGCTATAG